Proteins co-encoded in one Papaver somniferum cultivar HN1 chromosome 5, ASM357369v1, whole genome shotgun sequence genomic window:
- the LOC113280103 gene encoding uncharacterized protein LOC113280103, with protein MGSMSNVLQYTYQGYEFAADILESLKDMFAEHSRPAKTEAIKKLMNTHMVDGTPVRDHVLYMMSLFNELDVLGSTMNTEMKVEMVLNSLPPSFANFKLNFNMCKMEMALPELLQQLQTAEGIIKEQKPAGTLHIGESSSGPSGLRERRRSSRRILIRNQQRLTLLESRKEKVINLKGNVSTASKLGIGSGTVRII; from the coding sequence ATGGGGTCTATGAGCAATGTATTGCAATACACTTATCAAGGTTATGAGTTTGCTGCTGACATTTTGGAAAGCCTCAAGGATATGTTTGCGGAACATAGTCGTCCCGCAAAAACTGAAGCTATCAAGAAGCTTATGAACACCCATATGGTTGATGGAACTCCAGTTCGAGATCATGTATTGTACATGATGTCCCTTTTCAATGAACTGGATGTTTTGGGATCAACCATGAACACTGAAATGAAAGTAGAAATGGTGCTCAATTCTCTGCCTCCGTCGTTTGCAAATTTCAAATTGAATTTCAATATGTGTAAGATGGAGATGGCTCTCCCTGAGCTGCTCCAACAGTTGCAAACAGCTGAGGGGATAATTAAGGAGCAAAAGCCTGCTGGAACACTTCATATTGGGGAGTCTTCTTCTGGTCCATCTGGGCtaagggaaagaagaagaagttcaAGAAGAATTCTAATAAGAAACCAGCAGCGACTAACGCTCTTGGAGTCAAGAAAGGAAAAGGTGATAAACCTAAAGGGAAATGTTTCCACTGCCAGCAAACTGGGCATTGGAAGCGGAACTGTAAGGATTATCTAG